The Bacillus sp. F19 DNA segment ATAGAATTTGATGGAAAACAGGAACGTTTTATAAAAGGGATTTTTACTATTTTCGGTCACGGGAATGTGCTTGGACTTGGCCAGGCACTAGAAGAAAATCCAGGAGAACTGGAAGTCTATCAGGGACGAAATGAGCAGGGAATGGCTAATGCTGCGATGGCGTTTGCTAAACAGAAACATCGGAAACAGATCATGGCATGCACCTCATCTGTTGGACCTGGAGCAGCAAACATGGTCACTTCTGCCGCTGCTGCTACAGCGAATAATATTCCTGTTTTATTATTACCCGGTGATGTGTTCGCAACACGCCAGCCGGATCCAGTGCTTCAGCAGATCGAACAAACCCACGATCTATCCATTTCAACAAATGATGCATTCCGGACTGTAAGTAAATATTGGGATCGCGTTACCCGGCCAGAACAGCTTATGTCTGCGATGCTGAATGCGATGCGTGTATTGACGAATGCAGCAGATACAGGAGCTGTCACGATTGCACTTCCACAGGATGTACAGGGTGAAGCATGGGATTTCCCTCAAAGCTTTTTCGAAAAACGGATTCACCGGATTGACCGCAGGCTTCCATCTGCTGAAAGTGTGCAGGATGCAGTGAAACTTATTCAGGTAAAGAAAAAACCATTGCTGATTTTTGGCGGAGGCGTCCGTTATTCTGAAGCAGCTGACTCTTTAGTGAAATTTGCAGAAACGTTTAATATCCCATTTGGTGAAACCCAGGCTGGCAAAAGCGGTGTGGAAAGTAATCACCCGCTCAATTTGGGCGGACTCGGCGTAACGGGCAACTCGGCTGCTAACACACTGGCAAAAGAAGCAGACCTGATTATTGGGGTCGGAACGCGTTTTACTGATTTTACAACAGCGTCTAAGCAGTTGTTTGGAAAGGCTGACGTACTTACGATAAACGTTTCGGAATACCATGCAGCAAAACTTGATGCAGTAAAAGTAGTCGCCGATGCAAAAGCCGGACTTGAAGCCATTGCAGCAAAACTTGGAGACTATCGTTCTGCTTATGAAAATGAAATTGAAGATGCGAAGCAAGGCTGGCAGAGTGAATTAAACCGCTTATACGGGATTACTTATGGCGATCGCTTCACACCCGAAATAGCTGGTCACCTCGATGAAAAGCTGCCTGAATATAAAGAAGCGCTTGGCACTGAATTGACACAGACAAGCGTGCTTGGAGCATTAAATGAAATGGTGGCTGATAATGCGATTGTGGTTGGGGCAGCCGGCAGTCTGCCAGGCGACATGCAGCGTATGTGGGTTTCTAGAACACGCAACACCTATCACATGGAATATGGCTACTCATGCATGGGCTACGAAATAGCTGGAGCTCTAGGAGTAAAGCTTGCCGAGCCAAATCGAGAAGTATACGCGATGACTGGTGATGGCAGCTATTTGATGCTGCATAGTGAGCTCGTCACATCCCTGCAGGAAGGGAAGAAAATTAATGTTGTCCTATTTGATAATTCAGGTTTTGGCTGCATTAATAATTTGCAGATGGAAAACGGGATGGGCAGCTTTGGTACAGAATTTCGAAAAAGAAACCCTGAAACGGGAAAAATGGATGGTCCGGTCATGGCCATTGACTATGCAAAGGTCGCAGAAGGCTATGGTGTTAAAACATACTCCGTCAGAACGATGGATGAACTTCATGCTGCCGTCATTGACTCGAAAAAGCAAACGGTAAGTACACTGATAGACATTAAAGTGCTTCCAAAAACAATGACACATGGTTACGATTCATGGTGGCATGTTGGTTTAGCTCAAGTTTCTGAAAAAGAAAGCATCAAGATTGCATTTAAAAACAAGGAAACAAATCTAGAAAAAGCACGTGCGTACTGACGGAGGGAACAGCAATGTTTAAAACCAATCAAGTGAAATTAGCTATTGCACCAATAGGCTGGACAAATGATGATATGCCTGAGCTTGGCGGTGAAGTGACATTTGAGCAATGTATTAGTGAAATGGCGCTATCCGGATATACAGGAAGTGAAGTGGGAAATAAATATCCGCGTGACACAAAGGTATTAAAAAAGGCATTGTCTTTACGCGGCTTAGAAATTGCCAGCGCTTGGTTCAGCTCCTTTTTAACATCAAAACCATTTGAAGAAACAGCGGATTCGTTTAAAGAACACCGTGACTTTTTGTATGAGATGGGTGCAAAAGTGATTGTGGTATCTGAACAAGGCAACAGCATCCAAGGACAAATAGAGACATCGCTGTTTGATCATAAACCAGTCTTCACAGAAGACGAATGGACGCTATTATTGGAAGGTTTGCATCATCTTGGAGATCTCGCAGCGGAAAAAGGAATGAAAATTGTCTACCATCATCACATGGGCACTGGTATTCAGACGACAGAAGAAATTGCCCGGTTAATGACTGAAACGGATCCTGAAAAGGTTTCGCTTCTTTACGATACAGGGCACCTTGTATTCTCAGGGGAAGACCATCTTGCCGTGTTAAGCACCTATATGGATCGCATTCATCATGTTCACTTAAAAGATGTACGAACCGATATTGTTAAAAAAGTCCGTGAAGAAAAGCTGAGCTTTCTACAGGCTGTCAAAGCTGGCTTATTTACAGTGCCGGGAGATGGTTTAATCGACTTCAAACCAGTGTTTGAAGCGTTGAGTAGAGCTGAGTATAAAGGCTGGTTTGTCGTTGAGGCTGAGCAGGACCCAGCAGTTGCCAATCCTTTTGAATATGCAGTGAAAGCACGCCAGTATATTCGTGAAATGAGCGGGATTTAAAGTTTTTGCAAATTGCGGAAGTACATTTGAAGAATTCCACGCTTCATTTAACCATGTGATTGAAATAGTGAACGGGGAAGCACCTTTCCGTAATTACTTTCCTTATCATGAACGCATGATAGAGGCAGCTGCTGGTGAAGCGTCATATGCGCATGTTTCAAAGTGCAGGGCGTGCCCTAAATCGAAGGAGGAACTGTACATGTATGAAAAATTAGGTGAATTAACAGAAGGCTATACGGAAATGACAAAAGGCGACGGAAAACACAGCGATATGATGCAGGATATCGGTATTTATGCCATGCAGGCTGGTAAATCGGAAACGCTCAGCGACAGTATTCAAGAAACAGCGATACTGCTTCTTGAAGGTGCCGTTCAGATAGAATGGAGCGGGAAGACACAGGAAATGAAGCGAGATAGCGTTTTTGAAGAAGATCCTTGGTGTCTTCATGTTCCTAAAGGTGTAGATGTAACGATTACGGCGCTTTCAGCAAGCGAAGTGCTAGTCCAAAAAACAGACAATGATCGTATATTTGAAGCGAAATTATATACGCCGAAGGATTGCAAGAGCGCGGTCGCCGGAGAAGGCGTCTGGAACGGAACGGCAGAACGTGTCATCCGGACTATTTTTGATTATAATAGTGCTCCTTATTCAAATCTTGTTATAGGAGAAGTCATTTCCTATCCGGGCCGATGGTCCAGCTATCCGCCTCACCATCATGCTCAGCCAGAAGTGTACTATTACCGTTTTGATAAACCTCAAGGCTTTGGATGTGCAATGGTCGGACCGGAAGCATACCGCGTTGAGCACAACAGTTTTATTACGATTCCAGGTGACCTTGATCACCCTCAGGCGACTGCACCGGGATATGCTATGTATTTCTGCTGGATGATTCGCCATCTTGAAAACAGTCCATGGACAGAACGAATCATGGAAGAGGAACATAAATGGCTGCTTGCGCCCGATGCAAAAATCTGGCCGGAAAAATAAATACTCCTCGCCTGCATGCATTCGAAAAGCGTGCAGGTTTTTCTGATTTTTTGACATTAAACAGACATATCAGCTTTAGCGCATGGAAGTTTCAAGGGATGGAATAGGGGAAGAAGGAAGGTGTTTTAGGGTGATCAATGATAAAATGCGGCAGCCTCAGAATTTTCATATCGTTTTTCTCAGTATTGTTTTTTGCTTTTGGTTTTCGATGTATATTTATATCCCGACATTCAGTATTTATTTGGATGTATTAGATATGGGATATTATGCCTCAGGAATAATCATGGGCAGCTATGGGATCATGCAAATAATCATCAGATTCCCATTAGGCATCGCGGCGGATAAATATAAAATCAGCAGCAAGTTATTGGTTGCCTTAGGGTTTGCCGTTTCATTCATTAGCGCAATATTGCTGGCCTTGACGAACGACTTTATGCCAATCTTTTTCGGACGGTTTCTTGCGGGTGTTACAGCTGCCATGTGGGTAGTCCTGACTATTTGGTATAGTTCTTCTTTTGAAGAAAGCCGGTCACTAAAAGCAATGGGCATTTTACAATCAATGACTGTAGCCTCTCAATTGATCAGCATGGCAATCAGCAGCTGGATTGCTGATGTTCTGGGCTTTACAAGTTTATTCTGGATCGGTGGGATTTTTGCTTTAATCGGACTCGTCCTTGTCCTATCCCTGTCTAGTGCTGACACGGTGGAGGCAGAAGACAAAACAGGGGAAAGTAAACAGGGTGAACCAATTGTCAAGCATGTGGTGAAAAATCGGAAATTGTGGTCACTAAGTCTTTTATCCCTCTTGTCCCACGCTGTTCTCTTTACAACTATTTTTGGTTTTTCATCCGTCTATTTTAATGAGCTGAATGATCATGCTGCAGCTATACTTCTGCTTGTCATCGCTTTTATGGTACCGCACGTCCTTGCTCCTGTTGTGCTTGCATTGAAAAAAAGATCCTGCTCTAACCCCTTTTTAATAATGTTCATTTGCTTTGTTATAGGAGCTTTATCCCTATTACTGATGGGAGGCACAAACAATTGGGCTGTTTACTGTTTTTTGCACGCTATATTAGGTTTGTCCCTTGGTTTTATCTTTCCTGTTCTCTTGGACCAAGTCAGCAAAACAAACCATAAAGCGGGATCCAAAACGGCAATGGGATTCTATCAGTCCATCTATTCAATCGGAATTGTGGCAGGACCGATAGCAGCAGGCTATGTTGCCAGACAAGCGGACCTTGGGGCCGGCTTTATCATGTCATCCATTTTGCTTTTCATTGGAGGTATGATATCTGTTGCAGAAAGCGCAGCTTACCAGAAATCAAGAAAATATAAAAGGGAGCATCTGGAAAGCTGGGGAGATGACAGCTGTTAAAGGTATGAGGGAATTAGATGTAAAAGACTACTTTTTATAAGTTGGTTAAAGAATATGAAAAGGGGATTTAAAAGGGTAATATATAATAGTAGAAACTCGTTAAAAATAGAAGCCTTTGCTCTTGATGAGCAAAGGACATTGAAATCTAGGATTTATCAATATTATTCATAA contains these protein-coding regions:
- the iolD gene encoding 3D-(3,5/4)-trihydroxycyclohexane-1,2-dione acylhydrolase (decyclizing), translating into MKTIQMTTAQALVKFLNEQYIEFDGKQERFIKGIFTIFGHGNVLGLGQALEENPGELEVYQGRNEQGMANAAMAFAKQKHRKQIMACTSSVGPGAANMVTSAAAATANNIPVLLLPGDVFATRQPDPVLQQIEQTHDLSISTNDAFRTVSKYWDRVTRPEQLMSAMLNAMRVLTNAADTGAVTIALPQDVQGEAWDFPQSFFEKRIHRIDRRLPSAESVQDAVKLIQVKKKPLLIFGGGVRYSEAADSLVKFAETFNIPFGETQAGKSGVESNHPLNLGGLGVTGNSAANTLAKEADLIIGVGTRFTDFTTASKQLFGKADVLTINVSEYHAAKLDAVKVVADAKAGLEAIAAKLGDYRSAYENEIEDAKQGWQSELNRLYGITYGDRFTPEIAGHLDEKLPEYKEALGTELTQTSVLGALNEMVADNAIVVGAAGSLPGDMQRMWVSRTRNTYHMEYGYSCMGYEIAGALGVKLAEPNREVYAMTGDGSYLMLHSELVTSLQEGKKINVVLFDNSGFGCINNLQMENGMGSFGTEFRKRNPETGKMDGPVMAIDYAKVAEGYGVKTYSVRTMDELHAAVIDSKKQTVSTLIDIKVLPKTMTHGYDSWWHVGLAQVSEKESIKIAFKNKETNLEKARAY
- the iolE gene encoding myo-inosose-2 dehydratase produces the protein MFKTNQVKLAIAPIGWTNDDMPELGGEVTFEQCISEMALSGYTGSEVGNKYPRDTKVLKKALSLRGLEIASAWFSSFLTSKPFEETADSFKEHRDFLYEMGAKVIVVSEQGNSIQGQIETSLFDHKPVFTEDEWTLLLEGLHHLGDLAAEKGMKIVYHHHMGTGIQTTEEIARLMTETDPEKVSLLYDTGHLVFSGEDHLAVLSTYMDRIHHVHLKDVRTDIVKKVREEKLSFLQAVKAGLFTVPGDGLIDFKPVFEALSRAEYKGWFVVEAEQDPAVANPFEYAVKARQYIREMSGI
- a CDS encoding 5-deoxy-glucuronate isomerase; this encodes MYEKLGELTEGYTEMTKGDGKHSDMMQDIGIYAMQAGKSETLSDSIQETAILLLEGAVQIEWSGKTQEMKRDSVFEEDPWCLHVPKGVDVTITALSASEVLVQKTDNDRIFEAKLYTPKDCKSAVAGEGVWNGTAERVIRTIFDYNSAPYSNLVIGEVISYPGRWSSYPPHHHAQPEVYYYRFDKPQGFGCAMVGPEAYRVEHNSFITIPGDLDHPQATAPGYAMYFCWMIRHLENSPWTERIMEEEHKWLLAPDAKIWPEK
- a CDS encoding MFS transporter; translated protein: MRQPQNFHIVFLSIVFCFWFSMYIYIPTFSIYLDVLDMGYYASGIIMGSYGIMQIIIRFPLGIAADKYKISSKLLVALGFAVSFISAILLALTNDFMPIFFGRFLAGVTAAMWVVLTIWYSSSFEESRSLKAMGILQSMTVASQLISMAISSWIADVLGFTSLFWIGGIFALIGLVLVLSLSSADTVEAEDKTGESKQGEPIVKHVVKNRKLWSLSLLSLLSHAVLFTTIFGFSSVYFNELNDHAAAILLLVIAFMVPHVLAPVVLALKKRSCSNPFLIMFICFVIGALSLLLMGGTNNWAVYCFLHAILGLSLGFIFPVLLDQVSKTNHKAGSKTAMGFYQSIYSIGIVAGPIAAGYVARQADLGAGFIMSSILLFIGGMISVAESAAYQKSRKYKREHLESWGDDSC